A genomic window from Providencia alcalifaciens includes:
- a CDS encoding IS6-like element IS1006 family transposase, giving the protein MNPFHGRHFQGEIILWAVRWYCKYGISYRELQEMLAERGVNVDHTTIYRWVQRYAPEIEKRLRWYWRNPTDLSSWHIDETYVKVNGRWSYLYRAVDQRGDTIDFYLSSRRNTKSAYCFLGKILNNVKKWQIPQVINTDKAPTYGRALSRLKREGKCPPDLEHRQIKYKNNVIECDHGKLKRIIRATLGFKSMKTAYATIKGIEVMRALRKGQASSFYYGQPQGEVCLINRVFGL; this is encoded by the coding sequence ATGAATCCTTTCCATGGTCGGCATTTTCAGGGCGAAATCATTCTTTGGGCTGTGCGCTGGTATTGTAAATATGGCATTAGCTATCGTGAACTGCAGGAAATGCTGGCCGAACGGGGTGTGAATGTTGATCACACGACTATTTACCGTTGGGTTCAACGTTATGCTCCTGAAATAGAAAAACGTTTACGCTGGTATTGGCGTAATCCTACAGATCTGAGCTCGTGGCATATTGATGAAACCTATGTAAAAGTGAATGGACGATGGTCTTATCTGTATCGTGCAGTCGATCAACGTGGCGATACCATTGATTTTTATCTTTCTTCTAGACGTAATACCAAATCAGCATATTGTTTTCTTGGAAAAATTTTAAATAATGTGAAGAAGTGGCAAATTCCACAAGTGATCAACACGGATAAAGCACCCACATATGGACGTGCTTTATCACGGTTAAAACGGGAAGGTAAATGTCCACCAGACCTTGAGCACAGGCAGATTAAGTATAAAAATAACGTGATTGAATGTGATCATGGCAAGCTAAAGCGGATCATCAGGGCCACATTAGGATTCAAATCTATGAAGACGGCTTATGCCACAATTAAAGGTATTGAAGTCATGCGTGCACTACGTAAAGGACAAGCATCGTCATTTTATTATGGTCAGCCTCAGGGTGAAGTGTGTCTAATCAACAGGGTTTTCGGTCTCTAA
- a CDS encoding DUF3363 domain-containing protein, which produces MLRSQRRGRDPPCWLSEKEPLVGKRRVNFQRCWLPVSRIGLHRRGVERVNCGPKLLDLGEKGVYSSYTCRVPGGDYEGYVDAHVRRLEALRRAGIVERIDADQWRIPDDLVSRAAAHDAGRDSQASVRVLSPVDLNKQIGSDGATWLDRRLIHGETADLAPTGFGQQVREAMDQRREHHIEQGDATRSRDSRVFYRRNLLAILREREVAGVGSDMALSKGLPFRAATDGESVSGKFTGTVHLSSGKFAVVEKSHEFTLVPWRPIIDRQLGREVMGIVQGGSVSWQLGRQRGLER; this is translated from the coding sequence ATGCTGCGTTCACAGCGCCGCGGCAGGGATCCGCCGTGCTGGTTGTCGGAAAAGGAGCCGCTAGTGGGAAAGAGGAGGGTAAATTTTCAGCGTTGCTGGCTCCCCGTCAGCCGGATTGGGTTGCATCGCAGGGGTGTCGAAAGAGTCAACTGCGGTCCAAAGCTGTTGGACTTGGGTGAAAAGGGCGTTTATTCTTCCTATACGTGCCGCGTTCCAGGCGGCGACTATGAGGGCTATGTCGATGCCCATGTGCGCCGGCTGGAGGCGCTACGCCGGGCCGGTATCGTCGAGCGGATCGACGCCGACCAATGGCGCATCCCCGATGATCTGGTCAGCCGTGCCGCCGCCCATGACGCCGGCCGAGACAGTCAGGCCAGCGTTCGCGTCCTTTCCCCGGTCGATCTGAACAAACAGATCGGATCGGACGGCGCGACCTGGCTGGACCGGCGGCTGATCCACGGCGAGACGGCCGACCTTGCGCCAACCGGCTTCGGGCAACAAGTCCGCGAAGCCATGGACCAGCGCCGCGAGCACCATATCGAACAGGGCGACGCCACCCGCAGCCGGGACAGCCGCGTCTTCTACCGGCGCAACCTTCTCGCCATCCTGCGGGAGCGCGAGGTAGCCGGCGTCGGATCGGATATGGCTTTGAGTAAGGGCCTGCCGTTCCGCGCCGCCACGGACGGCGAGAGCGTCAGCGGCAAGTTTACCGGAACCGTGCATCTATCGAGCGGCAAGTTCGCCGTGGTCGAGAAATCCCATGAGTTCACCCTTGTCCCGTGGCGGCCGATCATCGACCGCCAACTCGGCCGCGAGGTTATGGGCATCGTGCAGGGCGGGTCGGTGTCGTGGCAGTTAGGGCGGCAGAGGGGGCTGGAACGCTGA
- the floR gene encoding chloramphenicol/florfenicol efflux MFS transporter FloR, whose translation MTTTRPAWAYTLPAALLLMAPFDILASLAMDIYLPVVPAMPGILNTTPAMIQLTLSLYMVMLGVGQVIFGPLSDRIGRRPILLAGATAFVIASLGAAWSSTAPAFVAFRLLQAVGASAMLVATFATVRDVYANRPEGVVIYGLFSSMLAFVPALGPIAGALIGEFLGWQAIFITLAILAMLALLNAGFRWHETRPLDQVKTRRSVLPIFASPAFWVYTVGFSAGMGTFFVFFSTAPRVLIGQAEYSEIGFSFAFATVALVMIVTTRFAKSFVARWGIAGCVARGMALLVCGAVLLGIGELYGSPSFLTFILPMWVVAVGIVFTVSVTANGALAEFDDIAGSAVAFYFCVQSLIVSIVGTLAVALLNGDTAWPVICYATAMAVLVSLGLVLLRLRGAATEKSPVV comes from the coding sequence ATGACCACCACACGCCCCGCGTGGGCCTATACGCTGCCGGCAGCACTGCTGCTGATGGCTCCTTTCGACATCCTCGCTTCACTGGCGATGGATATTTATCTCCCTGTCGTTCCAGCGATGCCCGGCATCCTGAACACGACGCCCGCTATGATCCAACTCACGTTGAGCCTCTATATGGTGATGCTCGGCGTGGGCCAGGTGATTTTTGGTCCGCTCTCAGACAGAATCGGGCGACGGCCAATTCTACTTGCGGGCGCAACGGCTTTCGTCATTGCGTCTCTGGGAGCAGCTTGGTCTTCAACTGCACCGGCCTTTGTCGCTTTCCGTCTACTTCAAGCAGTGGGCGCGTCGGCCATGCTGGTGGCGACGTTCGCGACGGTTCGCGACGTTTATGCCAACCGTCCTGAGGGTGTCGTCATCTACGGCCTTTTCAGTTCGATGCTGGCGTTCGTGCCTGCGCTCGGCCCTATCGCCGGAGCATTGATCGGCGAGTTCTTGGGATGGCAGGCGATATTCATTACTTTGGCTATACTGGCGATGCTCGCACTCCTAAATGCGGGTTTCAGGTGGCACGAAACCCGCCCTCTGGATCAAGTCAAGACGCGCCGATCTGTCTTGCCGATCTTCGCGAGTCCGGCTTTTTGGGTTTACACTGTCGGCTTTAGCGCCGGTATGGGCACCTTCTTCGTCTTCTTCTCGACGGCTCCCCGTGTGCTCATAGGCCAAGCGGAATATTCCGAGATCGGATTCAGCTTTGCCTTCGCCACTGTCGCGCTTGTAATGATCGTGACAACCCGTTTCGCGAAGTCCTTTGTCGCCAGATGGGGCATCGCAGGATGCGTGGCGCGTGGGATGGCGTTGCTTGTTTGCGGAGCGGTCCTGTTGGGGATCGGCGAACTTTACGGCTCGCCGTCATTCCTCACCTTCATCCTACCGATGTGGGTTGTCGCGGTCGGTATTGTCTTCACGGTGTCCGTTACCGCGAACGGCGCTTTGGCAGAGTTCGACGACATCGCGGGATCAGCGGTCGCGTTCTACTTCTGCGTTCAAAGCCTGATAGTCAGCATTGTCGGGACATTGGCGGTGGCACTTTTAAACGGTGACACAGCGTGGCCCGTGATCTGTTACGCCACGGCGATGGCGGTACTGGTTTCGTTGGGGCTGGTGCTCCTTCGGCTCCGTGGGGCTGCCACCGAGAAGTCGCCAGTCGTCTAA
- a CDS encoding LysR family transcriptional regulator — MRRTNHRNLVNVGILSGRIPLISLVQFIAVAEHLNFRHAAKALGISQSSVSARVKALEDNLGVLLFERHARGVRLTDAGRHFMERVTAGVDQLDHAVKTAE, encoded by the coding sequence ATGCGGCGCACTAACCATCGAAACCTCGTGAATGTCGGTATCCTGTCTGGCAGGATACCGCTCATTTCCCTTGTTCAGTTCATCGCCGTCGCCGAGCATCTGAATTTTCGGCATGCGGCCAAGGCACTTGGTATCAGCCAGTCGAGCGTCAGCGCGCGTGTGAAAGCGCTGGAGGATAACCTTGGTGTCCTGCTATTTGAGCGCCATGCGCGGGGCGTTCGGCTAACAGACGCAGGCAGGCACTTCATGGAGCGTGTCACGGCGGGTGTCGATCAACTCGATCACGCAGTGAAGACCGCGGAGTGA
- a CDS encoding IS91-like element ISCR2 family transposase, translated as MPHVAARTASRDRDTGRYQSHRPEQTLLYQIVDEYYPAFAALMAEQGKELPGYVQREFEEFLQCGRLEHGFLRVRCESCHAEHLVAFSCKRRGFCPSCGARRMAESAALLVDEVLPEQPMRQWVLSFPFQLRFLFASRPEIMGWVLGIVYRVIATHLVKKAGHTHQVAKTGAVTLIQRFGSALNLNVHFHMLFLDGVYVEQSHGSARFRWVKAPTSPELTQLTHTIAHRVGRYLERQGLLERDVENSYLASDAVDDDPMTPLLGHSITYRIAVGSQAGRKVFTLQTLPTSGDPFGDGIGKVAGSSLHAGVAARADERKKLERLCRYISRPAVSEKRLSLTRGGNVRYQLKTPYRDGTTHVIFEPLDFIARLAALVPKPRVNLTRFHGVFAPNSRHRALVTPAKRGRGNKVRVADEPATPAQRRASMTWAQRLKRVFNIDIETCSGCGGAMKVIACIEDPIVIKQILDHLKHKAETSGTRALPESRAPPAELLLGLFD; from the coding sequence ATGCCTCATGTGGCGGCCAGGACGGCCAGCCGGGATCGGGATACTGGTCGTTACCAGAGCCACCGACCCGAGCAAACCCTTCTCTATCAGATCGTTGACGAGTATTACCCGGCATTCGCTGCGCTTATGGCAGAGCAGGGAAAGGAATTGCCGGGCTATGTGCAACGGGAATTTGAAGAATTTCTCCAATGCGGGCGGCTGGAGCATGGCTTTCTACGGGTTCGCTGCGAGTCTTGCCACGCCGAGCACCTGGTCGCTTTCAGCTGTAAGCGTCGCGGTTTCTGCCCGAGCTGTGGGGCGCGGCGGATGGCCGAAAGTGCCGCCTTGCTGGTTGATGAAGTACTGCCTGAACAACCCATGCGTCAGTGGGTGTTGAGCTTCCCGTTTCAGCTGCGTTTCCTGTTTGCCAGCCGGCCCGAGATCATGGGGTGGGTGCTGGGCATCGTTTACCGCGTCATTGCCACGCACCTGGTCAAGAAAGCGGGCCATACCCACCAAGTGGCCAAGACGGGCGCGGTCACCCTGATCCAGCGTTTTGGATCGGCGCTCAATCTGAATGTTCACTTCCACATGCTGTTTCTCGACGGTGTGTATGTCGAGCAATCCCACGGCTCAGCGCGTTTCCGCTGGGTCAAGGCGCCGACCAGCCCAGAGCTCACCCAGCTGACGCACACCATCGCCCACCGGGTGGGTCGCTATCTGGAACGGCAAGGCCTGCTGGAACGGGATGTCGAAAACAGCTATCTGGCCTCGGATGCGGTGGATGACGACCCGATGACACCCCTGCTGGGGCACTCGATCACTTACCGTATCGCTGTCGGTTCACAGGCGGGGCGAAAGGTGTTCACTTTGCAAACTCTGCCGACCAGTGGTGATCCGTTCGGTGACGGGATTGGCAAGGTAGCCGGGTCCAGCCTGCACGCCGGCGTGGCGGCCAGGGCCGATGAACGCAAGAAGCTCGAACGGCTGTGCCGGTACATCAGCCGCCCGGCGGTATCCGAGAAGCGGCTGTCGTTAACACGAGGCGGCAACGTGCGCTACCAGCTCAAGACGCCGTACCGGGACGGCACCACGCACGTCATTTTCGAACCATTGGATTTCATTGCAAGGCTGGCCGCCCTGGTACCGAAGCCCAGAGTCAACCTAACCCGCTTCCACGGGGTGTTCGCACCCAACAGTCGGCACCGGGCGTTGGTCACGCCGGCAAAACGGGGCAGGGGCAACAAGGTCAGGGTGGCTGATGAACCGGCAACACCAGCACAACGGCGAGCGTCGATGACATGGGCGCAACGGCTCAAGCGTGTTTTCAATATCGACATCGAGACCTGCAGCGGCTGCGGCGGCGCCATGAAAGTCATCGCCTGCATTGAAGACCCTATAGTGATCAAGCAGATCCTTGATCACCTGAAGCACAAAGCCGAAACCAGCGGGACCAGGGCGTTACCCGAAAGCCGGGCGCCACCGGCTGAGCTGCTCCTGGGTCTGTTTGACTGA
- a CDS encoding phosphoglucosamine mutase has translation MVRKYFGTDGIRGKANEGAMTAETALRVGMAAGRVFRRGDHRHRVVIGKDTRLSGYMLEPALTAGFTSMGMDVFLFGPLPTTYRKNKRPFHPSPTALDRS, from the coding sequence ATGGTGCGCAAATATTTCGGCACAGACGGTATTCGTGGCAAAGCCAACGAAGGCGCGATGACGGCGGAAACCGCCTTGCGCGTCGGCATGGCGGCTGGCCGTGTCTTTCGTCGCGGTGACCACCGCCATCGTGTCGTGATCGGCAAGGATACGCGCCTGTCGGGCTATATGCTTGAACCCGCGCTCACAGCCGGTTTCACCTCGATGGGCATGGACGTATTCCTTTTTGGCCCGCTGCCGACAACGTATAGGAAGAATAAACGCCCTTTTCACCCAAGTCCAACAGCTTTGGACCGCAGTTGA
- the sul2 gene encoding sulfonamide-resistant dihydropteroate synthase Sul2, with amino-acid sequence MNKSLIIFGIVNITSDSFSDGGRYLAPDAAIAQARKLMAEGADVIDLGPASSNPDAAPVSSDTEIARIAPVLDALKADGIPVSLDSYQPATQAYALSRGVAYLNDIRGFPDAAFYPQLAKSSAKLVVMHSVQDGQADRREAPAGDIMDHIAAFFDARIAALTGAGIKRNRLVLDPGMGFFLGAAPETSLSVLARFDELRLRFDLPVLLSVSRKSFLRALTGRGPGDVGAATLAAELAAAAGGADFIRTHEPRPLRDGLAVLAALKETARIR; translated from the coding sequence ATGAATAAATCGCTCATCATTTTCGGCATCGTCAACATAACCTCGGACAGTTTCTCCGATGGAGGCCGGTATCTGGCGCCAGACGCAGCCATTGCGCAGGCGCGTAAGCTGATGGCCGAGGGGGCAGATGTGATCGACCTCGGTCCGGCATCCAGCAATCCCGACGCCGCGCCTGTTTCGTCCGACACAGAAATCGCGCGTATCGCGCCGGTGCTGGACGCGCTCAAGGCAGATGGCATTCCCGTCTCGCTCGACAGTTATCAACCCGCGACGCAAGCCTATGCCTTGTCGCGTGGTGTGGCCTATCTCAATGATATTCGCGGTTTTCCAGACGCTGCGTTCTATCCGCAATTGGCGAAATCATCTGCCAAACTCGTCGTTATGCATTCGGTGCAAGACGGGCAGGCAGATCGGCGCGAGGCACCCGCTGGCGACATCATGGATCACATTGCGGCGTTCTTTGACGCGCGCATCGCGGCGCTGACGGGTGCCGGTATCAAACGCAACCGCCTTGTCCTTGATCCCGGCATGGGGTTTTTTCTGGGGGCTGCTCCCGAAACCTCGCTCTCGGTGCTGGCGCGGTTCGATGAATTGCGGCTGCGCTTCGATTTGCCGGTGCTTCTGTCTGTTTCGCGCAAATCCTTTCTGCGCGCGCTCACAGGCCGTGGTCCGGGGGATGTCGGGGCCGCGACACTCGCTGCAGAGCTTGCCGCCGCCGCAGGTGGAGCTGACTTCATCCGCACACACGAGCCGCGCCCCTTGCGCGACGGGCTGGCGGTATTGGCGGCGCTGAAAGAAACCGCAAGAATTCGTTAA
- a CDS encoding IS4-like element ISAba1 family transposase (programmed frameshift), which translates to MTHLNELYLILNKSLKWNKSHLKCFALIMLVIILKQTCNLSSASKALPIKCLPQSFYRRMQRFFAGQYFDYRQISQLIFNMFSFDQVQLTLDRTNWKWGKRNINILMLAIVYRGIAIPILWTLLNKRGNSDTKERIALIQRFIAIFGKDRIVNVFADREFIGEQWFTWLIEQDINFCIRVKKNFIVTNHLGKNHKISDLFRHLKVGQIECRKRRILVGRVKLYISALQLENGELLLVVSPQFNANAIQDYALRWEIETLFSCLKGRGFNLENTRLTDPRRVKKLIAVLAISFCWCYLTGEWQHNQKKAIKIKKHGRLSMSLFRYGLDYVQMAIQRLIGFGKKEEFKEILAILRKQNPDRIRVL; encoded by the exons ATGACACATCTCAATGAGTTATATCTTATCTTAAACAAATCTCTAAAATGGAACAAGTCACATTTAAAGTGCTTTGCGCTCATCATGCTTGTGATTATTTTAAAGCAAACATGTAATCTTTCTTCTGCATCTAAAGCCTTGCCCATCAAGTGTTTACCACAATCATTTTATCGACGTATGCAGCGCTTCTTTGCAGGTCAGTATTTTGATTATCGTCAAATTTCTCAGTTGATTTTCAATATGTTTTCATTCGACCAAGTGCAACTGACTTTAGATAGAACCAATTGGAAATGGGGAAAACGAAATATTAATATCCTGATGCTCGCAATCGTTTATCGTGGAATAGCGATACCTATCCTTTGGACATTGCTTAATAAACGTGGAAATTCAGATACGAAAGAGCGTATTGCTTTGATTCAACGCTTTATAGCCATTTTTGGTAAAGACCGTATTGTGAATGTGTTCGCAGACAGAGAGTTTATCGGTGAGCAGTGGTTTACATGGTTAATTGAACAAGACATCAACTTCTGCATTCGTGTTA AAAAAAACTTCATTGTCACCAATCATTTAGGAAAGAATCATAAAATTAGTGATTTATTTCGCCATCTTAAAGTTGGTCAAATTGAATGTCGTAAACGACGGATTTTGGTTGGTCGGGTGAAACTATATATAAGTGCACTACAGTTAGAAAATGGAGAGCTTTTACTCGTCGTTTCTCCTCAGTTTAATGCCAATGCTATTCAGGATTATGCATTACGCTGGGAAATTGAAACCTTATTCAGTTGTCTCAAAGGACGCGGGTTTAATCTTGAAAATACGCGCTTGACAGACCCTAGACGAGTGAAAAAATTGATTGCGGTGTTAGCTATAAGCTTCTGTTGGTGTTACTTAACGGGTGAATGGCAACATAATCAAAAAAAAGCGATAAAAATAAAGAAGCATGGACGACTCTCAATGAGTTTATTTCGCTATGGTTTAGACTATGTTCAAATGGCGATTCAGCGTTTAATTGGTTTTGGGAAAAAAGAAGAGTTTAAGGAAATTTTGGCAATTTTAAGAAAGCAGAATCCTGATAGGATAAGGGTTCTGTGA
- a CDS encoding phenol hydroxylase subunit encodes MIMPVKAFEEFCAHHQVQHLSTDDFAKIEYDRMKWRFGQAGIRE; translated from the coding sequence ATGATTATGCCAGTCAAGGCTTTTGAAGAATTCTGCGCACACCATCAAGTACAGCACCTAAGTACGGATGATTTTGCAAAGATTGAATATGACCGCATGAAGTGGCGATTTGGACAGGCCGGTATTAGAGAATAA
- a CDS encoding IS6 family transposase: MILNTIAEKLKRQSKDDFKGRHFEAWLIVQAVAWYLRYPLSYRDLEEMFRERGFEVDHSTINRWVLAYAPVIEKRLRQFRRPHCGSVRIDETYVKIRGKWRYLYRAIDKHGNPVDFLLTAKRDLDAAKRFFRKMLKDEPLLSPNRIGTDGANTFPSTIKTSVDDGLLHPDPVHYVTKHLQQGIESDHFRVKKNMPKIGGFQSFNTARRTIAGFEAMLWLRKGFGFSGGWTVNDQNDLLARLFGLQKVNKA; encoded by the coding sequence ATGATTTTGAATACCATTGCCGAAAAGCTGAAGCGCCAGTCGAAGGATGATTTCAAGGGCAGGCATTTCGAGGCCTGGCTGATTGTACAGGCGGTTGCCTGGTACTTGCGCTACCCGCTCAGCTATCGTGACTTGGAAGAGATGTTTCGCGAGCGGGGCTTCGAGGTCGATCATAGCACGATCAACCGCTGGGTATTGGCTTATGCACCTGTCATCGAGAAACGGCTGCGGCAGTTTCGTCGACCCCATTGCGGCTCGGTCCGGATTGATGAGACCTATGTCAAGATCCGCGGCAAATGGCGCTATCTGTACCGAGCCATCGATAAGCATGGCAATCCGGTGGATTTCCTGCTGACCGCTAAGCGCGATCTCGACGCTGCCAAGCGGTTCTTCCGAAAGATGCTTAAAGATGAACCCTTGTTGTCGCCGAACAGGATTGGGACGGACGGGGCCAACACCTTCCCGTCAACGATCAAAACGTCGGTTGATGATGGGCTTCTCCATCCCGATCCCGTGCATTATGTGACCAAACATCTCCAGCAGGGGATTGAGAGCGACCATTTCCGGGTGAAGAAGAACATGCCGAAGATCGGCGGTTTCCAATCCTTTAACACGGCGCGGCGAACCATCGCGGGTTTCGAGGCGATGCTGTGGCTGCGGAAGGGCTTTGGCTTTTCAGGCGGCTGGACCGTCAATGACCAGAATGATTTGCTTGCGCGCCTCTTCGGACTGCAAAAGGTTAACAAAGCATGA
- the aph(4)-Ia gene encoding aminoglycoside O-phosphotransferase APH(4)-Ia, translated as MKKPELTATSVEKFLIEKFDSVSDLMQLSEGEESRAFSFDVGGRGYVLRVNSCADGFYKDRYVYRHFASAALPIPEVLDIGEFSESLTYCISRRAQGVTLQDLPETELPAVLQPVAEAMDAIAAADLSQTSGFGPFGPQGIGQYTTWRDFICAIADPHVYHWQTVMDDTVSASVAQALDELMLWAEDCPEVRHLVHADFGSNNVLTDNSRITAVIDWSEAMFGDSQYEVANIFFWRPWLACMEQQTRYFERRHPELAGSPRLRAYMLRIGLDQLYQSLVDGNFDDAAWAQGRCDAIVRSGAGTVGRTQIARRSAAVWTDGCVEVLADSGNRRPSTRPRAKE; from the coding sequence ATGAAAAAGCCTGAACTCACCGCGACGTCTGTCGAGAAGTTTCTGATCGAAAAGTTCGACAGCGTCTCCGACCTGATGCAGCTCTCGGAGGGCGAAGAATCTCGTGCTTTCAGCTTCGATGTAGGAGGGCGTGGATATGTCCTGCGGGTAAATAGCTGCGCCGATGGTTTCTACAAAGATCGTTATGTTTATCGGCACTTTGCATCGGCCGCGCTCCCGATTCCGGAAGTGCTTGACATTGGGGAATTCAGCGAGAGCCTGACCTATTGCATCTCCCGCCGTGCACAGGGTGTCACGTTGCAAGACCTGCCTGAAACCGAACTGCCCGCTGTTCTGCAGCCGGTCGCGGAGGCCATGGATGCGATCGCTGCGGCCGATCTTAGCCAGACGAGCGGGTTCGGCCCATTCGGACCGCAAGGAATCGGTCAATACACTACATGGCGTGATTTCATATGCGCGATTGCTGATCCCCATGTGTATCACTGGCAAACTGTGATGGACGACACCGTCAGTGCGTCCGTCGCGCAGGCTCTCGATGAGCTGATGCTTTGGGCCGAGGACTGCCCCGAAGTCCGGCACCTCGTGCACGCGGATTTCGGCTCCAACAATGTCCTGACGGACAATAGCCGCATAACAGCGGTCATTGACTGGAGCGAGGCGATGTTCGGGGATTCCCAATACGAGGTCGCCAACATCTTCTTCTGGAGGCCGTGGTTGGCTTGTATGGAGCAGCAGACGCGCTACTTCGAGCGGAGGCATCCGGAGCTTGCAGGATCGCCGCGGCTCCGGGCGTATATGCTCCGCATTGGTCTTGACCAACTCTATCAGAGCTTGGTTGACGGCAATTTCGATGATGCAGCTTGGGCGCAGGGTCGATGCGACGCAATCGTCCGATCCGGAGCCGGGACTGTCGGGCGTACACAAATCGCCCGCAGAAGCGCGGCCGTCTGGACCGATGGCTGTGTAGAAGTACTCGCCGATAGTGGAAACCGACGCCCCAGCACTCGTCCGAGGGCAAAGGAATAG
- the aac(3)-IVa gene encoding aminoglycoside N-acetyltransferase AAC(3)-IVa, whose protein sequence is MQYEWRKAELIGQLLNLGVTPGGVLLVHSSFRSVRPLEDGPLGLIEALRAALGPGGTLVMPSWSGLDDEPFDPATSPVTPDLGVVSDTFWRLPNVKRSAHPFAFAAAGPQAEQIISDPLPLPPHSPASPVARVHELDGQVLLLGVGHDANTTLHLAELMAKVPYGVPRHCTILQDGKLVRVDYLENDHCCERFALADRWLKEKSLQKEGPVGHAFARLIRSRDIVATALGQLGRDPLIFLHPPEAGCEECDAARQSIG, encoded by the coding sequence GTGCAATACGAATGGCGAAAAGCCGAGCTCATCGGTCAGCTTCTCAACCTTGGGGTTACCCCCGGCGGTGTGCTGCTGGTCCACAGCTCCTTCCGTAGCGTCCGGCCCCTCGAAGATGGGCCACTTGGACTGATCGAGGCCCTGCGTGCTGCGCTGGGTCCGGGAGGGACGCTCGTCATGCCCTCGTGGTCAGGTCTGGACGACGAGCCGTTCGATCCTGCCACGTCGCCCGTTACACCGGACCTTGGAGTTGTCTCTGACACATTCTGGCGCCTGCCAAATGTAAAGCGCAGCGCCCATCCATTTGCCTTTGCGGCAGCGGGGCCACAGGCAGAGCAGATCATCTCTGATCCATTGCCCCTGCCACCTCACTCGCCTGCAAGCCCGGTCGCCCGTGTCCATGAACTCGATGGGCAGGTACTTCTCCTCGGCGTGGGACACGATGCCAACACGACGCTGCATCTTGCCGAGTTGATGGCAAAGGTTCCCTATGGGGTGCCGAGACACTGCACCATTCTTCAGGATGGCAAGTTGGTACGCGTCGATTATCTCGAGAATGACCACTGCTGTGAGCGCTTTGCCTTGGCGGACAGGTGGCTCAAGGAGAAGAGCCTTCAGAAGGAAGGTCCAGTCGGTCATGCCTTTGCTCGGTTGATTCGCTCCCGCGACATTGTGGCGACAGCCCTGGGTCAACTGGGCCGAGATCCGTTGATCTTCCTGCATCCGCCAGAGGCGGGATGCGAAGAATGCGATGCCGCTCGCCAGTCGATTGGCTGA
- a CDS encoding IS6-like element IS26 family transposase: MNPFKGRHFQRDIILWAVRWYCKYGISYRELQEMLAERGVNVDHSTIYRWVQRYAPEMEKRLRWYWRNPSDLCPWHMDETYVKVNGRWAYLYRAVDSRGRTVDFYLSSRRNSKAAYRFLGKILNNVKKWQIPRFINTDKAPAYGRALALLKREGRCPSDVEHRQIKYRNNVIECDHGKLKRIIGATLGFKSMKTAYATIKGIEVMRALRKGQASAFYYGDPLGEMRLVSRVFEM; encoded by the coding sequence ATGAACCCATTCAAAGGCCGGCATTTTCAGCGTGACATCATTCTGTGGGCCGTACGCTGGTACTGCAAATACGGCATCAGTTACCGTGAGCTGCAGGAGATGCTGGCTGAACGCGGAGTGAATGTCGATCACTCCACGATTTACCGCTGGGTTCAGCGTTATGCGCCTGAAATGGAAAAACGGCTGCGCTGGTACTGGCGTAACCCTTCCGATCTTTGCCCGTGGCACATGGATGAAACCTACGTGAAGGTCAATGGCCGCTGGGCGTATCTGTACCGGGCCGTCGACAGCCGGGGCCGCACTGTCGATTTTTATCTCTCCTCCCGTCGTAACAGCAAAGCTGCATACCGGTTTCTGGGTAAAATCCTCAACAACGTGAAGAAGTGGCAGATCCCGCGATTCATCAACACGGATAAAGCGCCCGCCTATGGTCGCGCGCTTGCTCTGCTCAAACGCGAAGGCCGGTGCCCGTCTGACGTTGAACACCGACAGATTAAGTACCGGAACAACGTGATTGAATGCGATCATGGCAAACTGAAACGGATAATCGGCGCCACGCTGGGATTTAAATCCATGAAGACGGCTTACGCCACCATCAAAGGTATTGAGGTGATGCGTGCACTACGCAAAGGCCAGGCCTCAGCATTTTATTATGGTGATCCCCTGGGCGAAATGCGCCTGGTAAGCAGAGTTTTTGAAATGTAA